Within Kineothrix sp. MB12-C1, the genomic segment TTTATTAAGGCTGCCATCAATTTCAGATATCGTTTTACTAATATCAAATATTTTTTTTAAGTTCGTATATAAAAGAGCCAATATTGTCTCTTGTATACCCGATACCGCGATTAGCTCTCGCTTATCTCTCAAAAAACAGCAGATTTCTAAATATCCCTTATAAATTCCCTCCCACCTTTTATATGACCACCCTGATGTCATAACAGAATTTTCACGGTATCTTCGAATATAAAGCTCTTGTTTTAAATATTTTACACTTTCAGCCAGCATCATAACTTTAAAACTAAATACATCATCTTCGTGGAATATTCCCTCCGGAAATAAGATTTGGTTTTCTAATAAAAACTTGCGGCGATATGCAGCTAAACAAGCAGAAGTAGTGTAGTTCAAAGGATATAATCTGGAAAATAACTCCTTTCCCGAAATAATCTTGGAGTCCAATACCGCACTCCTATTATACAAATATTTTTTTAAGGGATAATCGCACTCCATTAAAGTATCTGCATCATAGCAAAGCATGTCTATACTATTATTTTGCAAACAATTTTTTATCTTGCTTACAGCATTTTTATTAAGCATATCATCTGAATCAACAAATATTATGTAATCGGCTTGCGTCATACGCATTCCCAGATTCCTTGCCGCTCCCTGCCCTTTATTTTCTTGGTGTATGAGTTTAATATTATCTCTCTCACTTGCAATTTTCTTACACTTCTTATAACTTTCATCTATCGAACCATCATCCACGATAATAATTTCATCAATCGTTTCTGTCTGCTCTAGCAAACTATTCAGACAGTCTTCAATGTACATCTCAACATTATAAACCGGTACAATTACACTAATTTTAATATCGAGCATATCAAGTTTTCTCCTTAGCACTCTTATTAATTACAAAATATTATTGTCAACAATATATTCCTATGTACTTTGAACATATAATGATCAGAATTCCTTTTCTTGTTTAGTTCAAAATTATAAACTTGTTTCATAATCTTCTGAAATATTTAATATATTATGATCAAAATCCAATATATTGTCAAATCCATATTCGCCCAAAGTTTTTTTCACATCGTCCTTATAATCAGTAATTACCCCGATTACAATCAGCATATCCTCTTTATGTTCCAGTTCCTGAATTGATATTATCGGGATGCCTTCTATATTATCAACATTTTGGCTTTTATTACTGACAACAAAGTATCTTGGTATAATCCCTTTATTTTTTAAATATTGGCAGGTCTTTTTACCCACTAATCCAGCACCATAAATGACTATTTCTTTATTTTTCTGCAACAATGTGTCACATTCTTCTCTTTCTCTATATAACCTCTTTAAATAAAGCATATACTCTTCTTTATTCATTAAATATTCTATCGGAACCTTTTCTCCAAATAAATCCATTCCTTTATTCAAAATCTCATTCACTTTAAAAACAAGTTCCCACTTATCACTATTCAACAAAATAGTATACAAATATGTTTTTGCAAATTCATTTAAATCTCTTGATATTAGATTAAATAACTCAATAAGCTCATTATTTAATGCCATCACCATCGTGTCTATCATGGCATTGATAAAGTCTTCCGCCTTTTGGGGGGAAAACTTTTCTTCTTTATGCCGAACCCTATACGCATAAACATCCTTATCTATTGCATAAAATTCCTCAGCACATATCAATACCCGAACCAAAAATACGGGATCCTGTCCTCTTCTATATGAAGGATAGCTAATGTCATTATCTAAAAGCAATTTCCTTGAAATAATATAGCGCGCATGCACATACGGATATTGATAATCTTTAAATAAAAGTCTTTCCTCTCTATCAAATCGAATTTTCCTTTGTTTATTAAGAAATTTATTAGAAAAAACACCGTCAAAGTACTTAACTACATTTCCTCCACATACCAAAACCTGTTCTTTCAATGCTTTATAATACAATATTTCTAAAGCATCATCAGATACCAAAAAATCATCCGGATCTACAAACATCACATATTCACCTCCCGCCATTTTCAATCCGTTATTTCTTGCCGGTCCAGAACCTGAATTCGCTTGTGTAAGAATAATCATATTGGAGTAGGTACCTTGATATTCAGCTAATATTTTTGATGAATCATCTGTAGAACCGTCATTAACACAAATAACTTCTATTTCTTTCAATGTTTGATTCAAAATGCTATTCAAACATTGGCACAAATACTTACCCATATTATATATCGGAATAATTATACTTACCTTTACGTCCATTTTAGTATTATTCTCCATTCTTATTAACTCTTTATCGTAATATTCTACATTTTTCATTTCATAATTATGTAATTTGAAAAACCTTTCTTTGAAATATGTTCTATTATTTCCTTATGATAATTTGAAGAAGTAGCTAAAACAATTATTGCCGTATCTATATATTCTTTCATTTCTTCTAATTCATAAATTGGATATCCCATAAAATAATCTTGTTCCTTTTTATGAGTTACAGCAACACCGATTATATTTTTATGCTTCTTTTCTAATAAACTTATAACTTCATTAGCAACTAATCCGGCCCCATATACAATGACTCCCGAAAAACTATCTATACATTGTTCTATTTCTTCATCAATACCCTCGATATATTCATATTCAGGCACTGTTACCGCTAATTTTTTATATAAATAATTACATGCTTCGTCTTCAAATTCAATATTCAATATATTTCCATTCTCTCTTAATGTCATATATATTCTTCTATGAAATAGGTTCAACCTCTTTTTTATCCCTTCACCTATCTCCTTTTGGCATCCCATATTCATCCAAAGTTTAAGTACTTCATAATATACAATCATATATGATTTGACTTGTGTAATTCCATGATTATCCGTAATTGATCCTTTTCTTTTTCTATAAATATGCAAATTTTCGTTTATACATACAACCCTATCAGCATCTAACAATATCTGTAAACTATATAATATATCTTCGTGAAAAATACCTTCATAAAACTTAAATGAATGATCTATAATATATTCTCTTTTCCAGAATTGCATCCAAACAGCATTATAATATTCATTTTCATCATTTGCTTTAATAAAAAATTGTTTTCCTGTGCAAACCTGATTGCTAAACTTTCGATATCCCATTTCCCATCGTACTTTTTTTTCATTTTCATATATTACTTTAGAACCACAAAAAACGCCTTGCAAATTTTTTTCTTCCGCATATGAAAATAAAACTTCCATTGCATTAATTTCTAAATAATCATCCGAATCCAAAAAATAAAGATATTTTCCTTTGGCGCTTTCCATTCCTCTATTTCTAACAAATGATAAACCTTTATTTTCAGACAATTGAATTAATTCAAACCGAGAATCACTATCAATAAATCTCTTTGCCACCTCATAGGAATTATCCGTTGATGCATCATCAATACAGATAACCTGTATTTCAGAAAACGTTTGATCAGCTACACTCTGTAAACATTCTACTACATAATTTTCAACATTATATATAGGTATAATAATTGACACTTTCGGTATCATGAGGTTTCTCCTTCTTCTAATTTATAATGCTTTCATAAAATAATATAATAGCTAAAACAGCTCATTCGCTCTCATTATCTTTTCAAGCAGTTTCGCTCTTTGACTTGTTACATGCTTTTCCAAGTATATATTGTATTTCTGAATATCGACGTCTTCCTTAAGGTACTGGTTCATTAAACTTTCAAATTCATCATACGACTGTACACATTTACATATATTACTTAATTCATACCATCGTGTATCTGCGTTATCTGGATATCTTGCTATAATATGGCATTGCCCTGCAACTTCTTCTAAAAAATGTGGAGTAACCTGATTCCATCCGTTAGCATCTTTTCTTGTCTCATCCATTCCCGGCGTGGAATAAACTGCGATTTTAGACCTCCTAACTAAGTTAATATATTCTTCCCGGGTATCACCATAACTTACGGTCTTTCCTGTTCTTGACTGATAATATATATAGTGCCCGTTTTCATATTTTCTTCTTACCAGATTAAAATCAGGATATTTGTCTTCATATTTATCAACATATTTTTGCAATAATGGATTTTGTCTTGCAAATAATACCAAATCATATTCTTTAACAAATCGTTTTTCCATTTGTATATAATAATCCGGCAAAGATAATGGAAAATGGTATGTTTTAATTGGACATTTTTTTTCAGTAAAATATTCATATACTTCACGACTTGAAACTAAAACAAATGGATTTTTTTTATAAGCATTTATAAAAAATTTATACTGCTCATTATCAAGATAATAATCAATCAAACACGGTATATACTTTTTATTATTATAAATCCCATCTTGTTGCTTTGTAGCCATATCAAACATAAATATACCTTTATCACGTTTTATATCAAAAAGCGAAAATATTCTAAAAATAGGAATTCCAGTTTTTTTCCAAATTCCCCTGCATTTTTCATCAAATTTAAATTCAAATTCGCTGCGGCTATAAATAGGTTTTGATAGCTTTTCTGACAATATATCCTCCCATTCGAAGGCTATATCAAAACAATATTTTTTATGATTTTCTTTGTTCTCCATTATTTTTCTTTTTGTTAAAATAATCATTTATATTTGCTCCATATCTTTTATGAATTTCTTACCATCGATTTTATAGCCTTTTTATTATATAAATATTTCTCTATCCACTCTACAATTCTCTCACTGGCATGTCCATCCTCTAATACCCCATGTTCCTGCGAAAAATCATCTATTTTGTTCCGATACTCTTCTTCCTCAAATGCTTCTATATTTTCAATCAATTCATCATTATTCACTGCTACGGAAAACGGTAAAGAATACATATCCCACATGAGCTTACCTCGTTCCTCCGTATATTGATTCAAATCATCTGCATAGATAAATACCGGCATATACATATTTATAACATCGAATGCTGAACTGGAATAATCCGTTATCAATATATCCGAAGCTGCCGCCAGCTCATTCATATCATCTGCCTGACTTACATCGATCATATTAGCAACTTTATTTTTTAATGGATATTTATCGAGTTGTGCCGCTAATTGCGGATGCAAACGTAAGAATACATACCACGTTCCACCAAACTTTCGCCCCAACGCATCCACCATTTGCTTAAAGTCAATTGTTGGTTCTTCTATAAATACCTGTCGATTTCCTTTTTGACTTCCTCCCCTGAATGTAGGGGCGAATAACGCTATCTTAATATCCTGCGGTACTCCATACCGTTCTCTCACACTCTTATATGTATCATTTCTTTTATTGATAAATATATCACAACGAGGAGAACCTGTCTTGATAATATCGCCGCTGTAAAGCAGCATTTCCGGATATAATCTCGTACACCAATCAGAATTAGATGTAACATAATCTATCAGCCTTGAATCATATTCGCTCACCATGTATGCAATTCGGGGGAAAAGTTTTCCTCTAAACTTCCCTACTGGTTTGAATTCCAACGCAGCATGCCAAGTCTGTATATAGAGCTGCTTCTTCCTCTTAACTGTACCGTATGCCTTTCTACTATTGTCTATCCAGACTTTGGCTGTTGATAAATGATATGCTCTATTAAGAAAGTTATTTTTCACCTTTTTGATGCCGCTCGGGAACTGTCTTTCCATATTATTAACTAGCCAGATAATTTCGAACTCCTCATTCCGCTTTAGCAGTTCTTCTGCTATGTATCGAGGGTTGCAGCAATATCCACCATCTCCTTCAAATGTCGTAAATACAATCTTATCTTTATGAATAGGGAAAATCCTCAGCAAATAATAAAACATACTTGTTCTAATACATTCTCTTTTTCTCTTTCTTATGTATCTTTCTTCAATACTTAACCGCCCCATTCTTAAGACTCCTCTTTCACTATTTTGATAAGAGAATCGGGAATTCCTGCACTTGCTCTTTGATAATCCTCAATAAAATCTACTTCACTCCAAAAATAATCCTGCGTAGATATCGCTTTTATATAAAAACTATTCATATCAATTATTCTCTGTATGGCTCCTTCAAAATAGGAGGAAAATTCTTTCTCTTTCATTATTTGAGTCGTTGCTTTACGCAGATCTTCAATTACTCCTTTACTAATTTTAGCTATCCCGATGAATTCTCCTTCTGAGCTATCACATGGCATTGTCTTATTTATCTCTATAACTTTTCCATTACTTATCTTTACCTTCATCGCCTCTTCATCACACAAACCATATTCTACAGGCAATATCATATCTCCTTCTTCATGCAACATTGACTCAAATATTTCAGGTGCACATAATGTATCCGCATGCAAATACACAAAATCATCATAAAGAAAATCTTTGGCCATATAGAATGACCCTAACACATTAACCTGCTCATAAAATGGATTAAATACACATTGAACTCCATCTATCTTTTTCGTTAATTCTTCAAACCTTTCACTTTGATAACCCGTTACAATAATAATATCTTTAATCCCAAATGCATGAAGCATAGAAATATTATATTCAATCATTTTTATACCTTTAATTTCAAGAAACGATTTAGGAATATTCTCTGTAAGGCTTCCTAATCTGCTACCTTTCCCCGCTGCCATGATAATTGCCTGCATATTTAATCCCCCATTCTATAATGAATCATTGTAAATATTTTCTATTATATCTACCTGTATACTTAATTTGTCATTCCCTATGTCTCCCATTACCTTATGTGCCAATACCGATACCTCTTCTCTTTTGATACCTAAATCAGCAAGGGATTTATTAACATTTATAAACTTCATAAATTCAATCAATTCTTCTTTTGATTCTTTTCCCGATTGAACGTTCTTGCCCGTCAACCAAAATATTGTATCCTTCACTTTCTTCTCATTTACATCGTACTGCCTTTGTATCCATGCCGGATATAATGCCGCAATACCAATCGCATGGCTTGTATCGGTTCTGGCTCCTACTCCATACTGCATCCGATGCGGTAGGCATGTCCCTATGTTAGCCAGATTCATTCCCATAATCATACTCGCATAACTCATAGCTTCTCGGGCTTCATGGTTATCTATATTCTTTTTCAAGAGCGGAAGATTTTCCGCTATTATTTTAATAGCCTTTTCAGATAACATTTCAGACCAATTATTCGCTTTTACCGCCGTGTATGTCTCTATCGCATGTGCCAAAGCATCGAAACCGGTCTCCATCGTAACATCCATTGGGAGCGTCCATGTGTATCTTGGATTCACAATCGCCACTTTGGGTAATATTGCATCACCCCTGATTCCACCTTTTATCCGATATTTTAAGCTGGATACAATAGCGCCCTTACTCAGTTCGCTTCCGCTGCCGGCAGTCGTAGGTATTGCTATAATAGGTAATACCTCCCCTGTAGGTTCCATTTCTTCCAATAGAAAACGTTCTAACTTTTCGGATATACCTATTCCTACAGCCGCTGCCTTTGCTGCATCCAAGGCGCTTCCTCCGCCAAAGCCGACTATTGCCGTTACCCGTCTATCTCTTCCCATCTTAACTGCTTCTTCAATTTCTTCCAGTCTGGGATTCGCACTTATCCTATCAAAAATTATAACTTCTTCCACATTCGGACATCCATCCAAGATATTCTTCAGTTCATCCAGATACCCATATTTCTTCAAACTTCTTCCGGTTGTAACTATCATAATATTTCCGCATAACAACTCTTCTTCTTTTCTCAAGGCACCTTCCACATTATGATTCCCAAAATATATTCGTGTAGGTATTTTTAAAATGAAATCTTTCATTAATGAAACCTCATAAGTTTTCAATTCTGACTTCTCTGTCATCAACCATTTCTTTAATTATTTTTTTTCTTCTTACATACAATTCTTTCACTGTCCTGTATGTATCTTTGTAAAGCTCATACATATATATATACTTTTGATGATTTGTCATATTAGGCTTTATTATCATGCGTACGGATACAAAGCGTTCTGCTGCTTCTCTTAAATCTGAAAAATATCCTTTCCCAAGCAAAACCATCATTGCTGCACCCGTCGACGTCGTTTCAAATTCGGATAAAACAAGAATATCCCTTCCTAAAATATCAGCTTTTATCTGTGAAATGAGATTAATTCTTGCCAATCCTCCCGACAACCGAACTGATTTAATCTTTGTTCCCGTCTCCTCAACCGCCGCAATCATATCCATATCTATATATCCAGTGCTTTCAAACACCGCCCTTGTCATATCTTTTCTTGTATGCATTCTTTCTATTCCGAAAAATACCCCTCGCGCATTGTCATCCCAAATCGGCGCGCGTTCTCCAAGCAAATAGGGAAGAAACACCAGACCTTTTGCTCCTAAAACAGATTCCCCCGCTTCTTTTTCCATGATTTCATAAGGATAGACTTCGTTCTGATAATAGCATTGCTTTACCCATTCTATCAGCCCTCCTCCCAGATTATTGCTTCCCCCTATAATATACGCTTCTTCACTATAAAGCGGAAGATTATAAATTAAGGAATTGTTCTTCGGATTCTTATTTCTTGATAAAGCGCGCAACACCGTCACAGTACCCGATACATCGCTTGCATCCCCATCTTCCGATGCCCCGCTTCCGATAAATGAGCAGATTGCATCATAGGATGAGATCACTACTTCTACTTCCTTATTAAATCCCAATTCCTTTGCGAGATTGGGAAGAACCTGCCCTATCGTATCTCCGGGATTCAACACCTCCGGAAGCTTTTCCTTTGAAATTTCCAATGCTTTCAGAAGTTTCTCAGGATAATATCCCCTTTTTGCATTATAGTGATACTTTATTGCATTAAAATAATCAGTAGCACAAACTCCGCTAAGCATAAACAACATATAATCATTAGGTGTCATGAACTTATCTGTCCTATTAAACGCTTCCGGCATGTTTCTTTTTACCCATAATATCCTAGGCAGCATGAGACTTGCTGACATATCTGTCAAAGTTTCTTTGTATACTTCCTTGAACTCATCCATCTTTGCAATATATAAGCTCTCATCTTCCGCCCTCTTATCAGAAACCATAGAAGCCCTCATCAGTGGTACACCATTTTCATCTATGCATACAAGGCAAGACGCAGACGCTGTAACAGTTATATAGTCAATACACACCTCTTTGCATTCACGAACTCCTCTTATTATGAGTTCCTTCGCACTCTGCCACCATTCTTCCGGATCCTGTTCAACTTTCTCTGCACTAATAGCTGTCTTTATCGGAAGCGCCTCATTGTATAATTTTGTCCCCATTTCATTGAAAATGATACATCTTATACTTTTCAGCCCCATATTAATAACCATTACATTTTTCATTACCTGCTATCCTCTTTATCCAATAATACTAAACTTGTTATATGCCATGTAGTAAATAGCTTCATAAATTTTCTTCTCTACATATATTGCTTGAAATCCATTCTCTTCAAGCAATCCCCCTTCTATCGATTCTAAAATTCCTTTTCTATATGCCAACTTAACTTCTGTCGATATATTTATTTTTTTTACATTTTCTTTTTTTGTCAATTTTCTAACTTCTTTGTCTTCAAGCCCACTGCTTCCATGTACAACAAATGGCACATCCGAGATATTGGCCACGTAATCTATTAAACTATAATCCAAATCCGGCTTTCCTTTATACATTCCATGAACAGTTCCAAAAGCGGCGGCAAACATATCTACCTTTGTCTCTCTTAGAAATTTCTTTATTTCATCTCTATCAGTAACATGGTATTCATCTACAGTAAGGTCATCTTCCGTTCCTTTTATTTGTCCGACCTCTGCTTCCACCAAGATACCTTCTCTGTGGGCTTTTTCAATTACAATATTTGTCTTTTTAATATTTTCCTCGATATCTGAATCAGAAGCATCTATCATGACAGAATCCCACTTTTTTACAATGGCATCTTCAAGTATTTTCATATCCTTACAATGGTCCAGATGCAGCCACACATTAATGCTCTTTTTATCCGCATAACTTTTAATAAAAGCCCTTACTTCCTCCGCATCCATCTGATTATATACTCCCGCTGATGTCTGCAGAATAACATTTCTCTTTTTCGCAGCCGCCGCATCAATTATGGCTTTTGCAGAATTTATATCCCATATATTAAATGCAAGCATACATTCTGCTAACAAATCATTTATCATCCCTTATCTCACTTCCCAAATCCGGTTTATTGGTAATAATCCCATTTACCCCCATATCACAGAAGCGACGGATTTCTTTCCCGCCGTTTACCGTCCAGATGTTTATTTCTATTTCTCTCTGCCTAAGGGCTTCGAAGGAAGCGTTCCTATCCATAAGGTACCATGCCGGGTGAACTGTATTAACATTATATCGCTGAGCATAATCTTCGACATTCATAATACCATCGCAGTAAAGAAATGCGACTCTCGCTGCCGACTCCAGCTCCCGAATCTTCAACATGGAGGCGTGAGAGAACGAAGAAAATAAAGTATTTTCCAATACATTTTTCTCCTTTACTATCTGTAAAACCTTCTCCTCCATGCCATCATAAGGAAAAACATTGTTTTTCAACTCGATATTAAATAGAAATTCTCTCTTATCCTGATTGCATCTTTCCCTTAACTGTTCCAACACCTCTTCTAACAAAGGAATAGCGCTGTCTTCCTGTTCCGGATGCAACTTATTAAACTTAAATTTTCTTAATTCTTCCAAATCATAGTCCTTAACACATCCCGTACCATCGGAGACTCTGTTAATCCACTCATCATGAGTAACTACAAGATATCCATCTCGAGTCACCTGTATATCGAACTCAACTCCATCAGCTCCCATATCGTATGCCATGTGGAATGCTTTCATCGTATTCTCTGCGGCATATTCACTCGCCCCACGATGCCCATATATTTTCGTCTGATATTTCATCCTCTTGTCTCCAAAAACTTCTCTACGACCCCTGCCATAGCAATCGATTCCGCTTCCGTGAATTTATAAGACTTTCTTTCCCCATTATGAATCAACGATACAAATTCGCTTAATTCATACCGCAACCCATCTCCTAGGAATTTGGCCGTATATTGTTCTTTCTTGGATGGATCCTCGAAACGGACTTCAAAAGATTTCGTCAGCCACCATGGGGATTCCGCCAGAATATACCCCTTCGTCCCTGCAATAATAAGCTGACCTTCCGACTTTACCTCTACGCCAGTCTTGGATAATGCCATTCCCTTATCGAAAGAGAACGATGCTTTGGTATACAAATCGATTCCTTTATCATCCTTGATACTATCAAAATGTACACTCTTATACTGCGTACCCAACAACTTGAAAATAGGAAGCATAGTGTGATTACCGAATTCCAGAAAACCACCTCCATAGCGAGCATCCTTTCTTTCTCTGGAACTCGGATCCGTAATCCTGGTAAAACAAGCCTCTACATCCACAATACTGCCTATGATTCCACTCCGAGCCACCCCCAGAAGCTGCCCAAATCCCGGACAATACGCCGTCTTAATTGCTTCTAACAATAAGCAATCATTCTTCTTGGCTATGGCAAATAATTCTTTCGCCTGACTTTCCGAAAGAGCCATTGGTTTTTCACATAGGACATGTTTCCCACATTCTAATGCAGTCTTTACATATTCAAAGTGTGTTTGGTGAAGAGAAGCTACATAGATAGCTTCTAACCCCTCCATAAAATCACAGAATTCTCCCCAATAAGCCTGAATGCCAAAACGCCTAGAAAACCGCTCCACGCTCTCCTTATTTGGATTATAGGCTCTGATTACTTCGATTCCACTGACATACTTCGCTTCCGGTATGAACCTGGAAGCAATACGTCCGGTACCCACAATACCCATTCTTATAATTGGATATTTCTGCTCTCTTAGTAAGGTACTGGATATTTCTTTCGTCCGCTCCAGGTATACTACTTCACAGAAGTCCTTAATATAGTCAAAAGCTCCTACCCAATCGGAACCGATTGCGAATATATCAATTCCGTATTTATGTATATCCTCAACCTTCTGTCCCACATGGTCTTCCACAATAATTCGATCTGCAAATCCAGTCTTCTTCACATTTTCAATTCGATCAATAATAGAATCTACAACATTGAGTTTACCGCGGGATTCGTCATATTGCTCTGTCGTAATTCCTACAATCAAGTAATCACCCAGAGCTTTTGCCCTCTCTAATAGCTTATAATGTCCCTCATGGAACAAATCGAAAGAACCATATGTAATCACTTTCCTCATTCTCACTCACCCAATCTCCCAGCGAAATATTTTCCTATATCCGCAACCATCCTCAGCACACTGTCATGAAGATCCTCCGGAAAGCACTTCAACGCCCCAAAAGTTTCAAAACTGAGCACCCCCTTGTATCCTATTTCCTTCAAT encodes:
- a CDS encoding glycosyltransferase family 2 protein → MLDIKISVIVPVYNVEMYIEDCLNSLLEQTETIDEIIIVDDGSIDESYKKCKKIASERDNIKLIHQENKGQGAARNLGMRMTQADYIIFVDSDDMLNKNAVSKIKNCLQNNSIDMLCYDADTLMECDYPLKKYLYNRSAVLDSKIISGKELFSRLYPLNYTTSACLAAYRRKFLLENQILFPEGIFHEDDVFSFKVMMLAESVKYLKQELYIRRYRENSVMTSGWSYKRWEGIYKGYLEICCFLRDKRELIAVSGIQETILALLYTNLKKIFDISKTISEIDGSLNKEIIINIFLETCQTFKTELEDSFVKLKSQLYLINLIRENKINCEKEHIINLLNNSFAIEKKYNRLVAEKIKPLPFRSREMRVGIYGIGKHTQELLGRYEELIGNIESDYFFIDSYITEENAEYCGRPLLNIDNVKGKADIIIISSFIFQRMINEKIDEALGRDFKRINLYNNNDFISYFG
- a CDS encoding glycosyltransferase family 2 protein, with translation MKNVEYYDKELIRMENNTKMDVKVSIIIPIYNMGKYLCQCLNSILNQTLKEIEVICVNDGSTDDSSKILAEYQGTYSNMIILTQANSGSGPARNNGLKMAGGEYVMFVDPDDFLVSDDALEILYYKALKEQVLVCGGNVVKYFDGVFSNKFLNKQRKIRFDREERLLFKDYQYPYVHARYIISRKLLLDNDISYPSYRRGQDPVFLVRVLICAEEFYAIDKDVYAYRVRHKEEKFSPQKAEDFINAMIDTMVMALNNELIELFNLISRDLNEFAKTYLYTILLNSDKWELVFKVNEILNKGMDLFGEKVPIEYLMNKEEYMLYLKRLYREREECDTLLQKNKEIVIYGAGLVGKKTCQYLKNKGIIPRYFVVSNKSQNVDNIEGIPIISIQELEHKEDMLIVIGVITDYKDDVKKTLGEYGFDNILDFDHNILNISEDYETSL
- a CDS encoding glycosyltransferase, coding for MIPKVSIIIPIYNVENYVVECLQSVADQTFSEIQVICIDDASTDNSYEVAKRFIDSDSRFELIQLSENKGLSFVRNRGMESAKGKYLYFLDSDDYLEINAMEVLFSYAEEKNLQGVFCGSKVIYENEKKVRWEMGYRKFSNQVCTGKQFFIKANDENEYYNAVWMQFWKREYIIDHSFKFYEGIFHEDILYSLQILLDADRVVCINENLHIYRKRKGSITDNHGITQVKSYMIVYYEVLKLWMNMGCQKEIGEGIKKRLNLFHRRIYMTLRENGNILNIEFEDEACNYLYKKLAVTVPEYEYIEGIDEEIEQCIDSFSGVIVYGAGLVANEVISLLEKKHKNIIGVAVTHKKEQDYFMGYPIYELEEMKEYIDTAIIVLATSSNYHKEIIEHISKKGFSNYIIMK
- a CDS encoding CDP-glycerol glycerophosphotransferase family protein, whose product is MGRLSIEERYIRKRKRECIRTSMFYYLLRIFPIHKDKIVFTTFEGDGGYCCNPRYIAEELLKRNEEFEIIWLVNNMERQFPSGIKKVKNNFLNRAYHLSTAKVWIDNSRKAYGTVKRKKQLYIQTWHAALEFKPVGKFRGKLFPRIAYMVSEYDSRLIDYVTSNSDWCTRLYPEMLLYSGDIIKTGSPRCDIFINKRNDTYKSVRERYGVPQDIKIALFAPTFRGGSQKGNRQVFIEEPTIDFKQMVDALGRKFGGTWYVFLRLHPQLAAQLDKYPLKNKVANMIDVSQADDMNELAAASDILITDYSSSAFDVINMYMPVFIYADDLNQYTEERGKLMWDMYSLPFSVAVNNDELIENIEAFEEEEYRNKIDDFSQEHGVLEDGHASERIVEWIEKYLYNKKAIKSMVRNS
- a CDS encoding phosphocholine cytidylyltransferase family protein — translated: MQAIIMAAGKGSRLGSLTENIPKSFLEIKGIKMIEYNISMLHAFGIKDIIIVTGYQSERFEELTKKIDGVQCVFNPFYEQVNVLGSFYMAKDFLYDDFVYLHADTLCAPEIFESMLHEEGDMILPVEYGLCDEEAMKVKISNGKVIEINKTMPCDSSEGEFIGIAKISKGVIEDLRKATTQIMKEKEFSSYFEGAIQRIIDMNSFYIKAISTQDYFWSEVDFIEDYQRASAGIPDSLIKIVKEES
- a CDS encoding iron-containing alcohol dehydrogenase, giving the protein MKDFILKIPTRIYFGNHNVEGALRKEEELLCGNIMIVTTGRSLKKYGYLDELKNILDGCPNVEEVIIFDRISANPRLEEIEEAVKMGRDRRVTAIVGFGGGSALDAAKAAAVGIGISEKLERFLLEEMEPTGEVLPIIAIPTTAGSGSELSKGAIVSSLKYRIKGGIRGDAILPKVAIVNPRYTWTLPMDVTMETGFDALAHAIETYTAVKANNWSEMLSEKAIKIIAENLPLLKKNIDNHEAREAMSYASMIMGMNLANIGTCLPHRMQYGVGARTDTSHAIGIAALYPAWIQRQYDVNEKKVKDTIFWLTGKNVQSGKESKEELIEFMKFINVNKSLADLGIKREEVSVLAHKVMGDIGNDKLSIQVDIIENIYNDSL
- a CDS encoding xylulokinase; translated protein: MKNVMVINMGLKSIRCIIFNEMGTKLYNEALPIKTAISAEKVEQDPEEWWQSAKELIIRGVRECKEVCIDYITVTASASCLVCIDENGVPLMRASMVSDKRAEDESLYIAKMDEFKEVYKETLTDMSASLMLPRILWVKRNMPEAFNRTDKFMTPNDYMLFMLSGVCATDYFNAIKYHYNAKRGYYPEKLLKALEISKEKLPEVLNPGDTIGQVLPNLAKELGFNKEVEVVISSYDAICSFIGSGASEDGDASDVSGTVTVLRALSRNKNPKNNSLIYNLPLYSEEAYIIGGSNNLGGGLIEWVKQCYYQNEVYPYEIMEKEAGESVLGAKGLVFLPYLLGERAPIWDDNARGVFFGIERMHTRKDMTRAVFESTGYIDMDMIAAVEETGTKIKSVRLSGGLARINLISQIKADILGRDILVLSEFETTSTGAAMMVLLGKGYFSDLREAAERFVSVRMIIKPNMTNHQKYIYMYELYKDTYRTVKELYVRRKKIIKEMVDDREVRIENL
- a CDS encoding class II fructose-bisphosphate aldolase, which encodes MINDLLAECMLAFNIWDINSAKAIIDAAAAKKRNVILQTSAGVYNQMDAEEVRAFIKSYADKKSINVWLHLDHCKDMKILEDAIVKKWDSVMIDASDSDIEENIKKTNIVIEKAHREGILVEAEVGQIKGTEDDLTVDEYHVTDRDEIKKFLRETKVDMFAAAFGTVHGMYKGKPDLDYSLIDYVANISDVPFVVHGSSGLEDKEVRKLTKKENVKKINISTEVKLAYRKGILESIEGGLLEENGFQAIYVEKKIYEAIYYMAYNKFSIIG